A single region of the Salicibibacter cibi genome encodes:
- the lexA gene encoding transcriptional repressor LexA: MKKLSQRQETILAFIKDNVKKKGYPPSVREIGEAVDLASSSTVHGHLARLEKKGYIRRDPTKPRAIEVLHLDEQGNEISEADKPASAYVPLIGKVTAGVPITAVENVESYMPLPDDFVGIDQVFMLTIEGDSMIDAGILDGDQVIVRQQPTANNGDIIVAMTDEQEATVKRFYNEGNHIRLQPENQALEPIILDNCQVLGKVSGVFRTIS; the protein is encoded by the coding sequence TTGCATTTATTAAAGACAATGTAAAAAAGAAAGGATATCCGCCTTCAGTAAGAGAAATTGGGGAAGCGGTCGATCTTGCCTCGAGCTCAACCGTTCACGGCCACTTGGCCCGATTGGAAAAGAAAGGGTATATTCGTAGAGACCCGACCAAGCCAAGAGCGATTGAAGTCCTTCATCTGGATGAACAAGGAAACGAAATTTCCGAAGCAGACAAGCCGGCAAGTGCTTATGTTCCTTTAATCGGAAAAGTAACCGCAGGCGTTCCCATTACAGCCGTCGAAAATGTAGAGAGCTATATGCCGTTGCCCGACGATTTTGTCGGAATTGACCAGGTATTCATGCTCACCATTGAAGGAGACAGCATGATTGACGCAGGAATTCTTGATGGTGACCAGGTGATTGTGCGCCAACAACCGACCGCAAATAACGGTGATATTATCGTAGCGATGACGGATGAACAAGAAGCAACCGTCAAACGCTTTTATAATGAAGGGAACCACATCCGATTGCAGCCGGAAAACCAAGCGTTGGAACCGATCATTCTTGACAATTGCCAAGTGCTTGGAAAAGTAAGCGGTGTCTTTCGTACGATCTCGTGA
- a CDS encoding MBL fold metallo-hydrolase — protein MQVYEKEDVTCVKMDVVLGGEKTNIVYAFLVDGMLVDTGPPRMESELIPFYEAHSIDFVSLTHSHEDHSGTAPWLQRNFEVPIHVHPKGIGICAQDSPYPEYRQMTWGKREGFQATLLDGTIQSRNREWKVIYTPGHADDHVALFDEENGTLFSGDLFVSPKPKVIMSSESIPQTMDSIRTLLAYDFESLFCGHAGYVENGKEMLKQKLDHLENLSEEVKHLHKEGLSVEEIRDNFYPKKYPIISVSGGEWDSLHIVSSILENE, from the coding sequence ATGCAAGTATACGAAAAAGAAGATGTGACTTGTGTAAAAATGGATGTTGTTCTCGGAGGGGAAAAAACAAATATCGTCTATGCCTTTTTGGTTGACGGGATGTTAGTCGATACCGGACCACCGCGCATGGAGTCTGAACTTATTCCTTTTTATGAAGCGCATTCGATTGATTTTGTATCCCTTACCCATAGCCATGAAGATCATTCCGGAACAGCGCCGTGGTTGCAGCGAAACTTTGAAGTGCCTATTCATGTTCATCCGAAAGGGATTGGTATATGTGCCCAAGATTCGCCCTATCCGGAGTATCGTCAGATGACTTGGGGGAAGCGGGAAGGGTTTCAGGCCACGCTACTCGATGGTACGATCCAATCTCGAAATCGGGAATGGAAAGTTATTTATACACCGGGTCATGCCGATGATCATGTCGCGCTTTTCGATGAAGAAAACGGTACGCTATTTTCAGGGGATTTATTTGTCTCACCGAAACCGAAGGTCATTATGAGCAGCGAATCCATTCCGCAAACGATGGATTCCATCCGAACATTGCTCGCTTATGATTTTGAATCGTTATTTTGTGGTCATGCCGGATATGTAGAAAACGGGAAAGAGATGTTAAAGCAAAAACTGGATCACCTTGAGAACCTTTCCGAAGAGGTAAAACATCTTCACAAAGAAGGGCTTTCCGTTGAGGAGATTAGAGACAATTTTTATCCGAAAAAGTATCCGATTATAAGCGTCTCCGGGGGAGAATGGGACTCTTTGCATATTGTCTCTTCGATTCTGGAGAATGAATAA